The Armatimonadota bacterium genomic sequence CCGCGCAGCGGGCCTGACATGCGTTCCCAGGTGATGGGCGGTCCCGCGTGAAGAATCAGATCCGGCGCCATCCCCGGTATGAGATCGAGCGCGCGGCCAACACCCATCAGAACCGGTTGCGCGGCAAGGATTCGGCCGAGTGCCTCCTGATTCGCGGCGTTGATGTCCACGGCACTATCCCTCCAGTTTGTCCAGCAGATCCAGCAGGTGCTGCTTCCCCCCGGCCGGTGGTTGCCAGTCCACGGAGACCACCGGCACACCCTGGGCCTGGAGGCTTTCGGCAAACAACTCCAGCCCGACGTTGATGACCGCGGGCCGCCTCCCAAGCAGCGCGCTGATCGGCCCGATCTCGGGCCATGCCGGCGCTGCCGCGGATGCGGCAACGATCTTCTGCGATGGGCGGGCTTTCTGCGCGCCGCGCGCCTCTGTGATCAGTCGCGCCAGGCGGACCGCCTGCGCGTTGCTCTCCTCGACCAGCACCCCTGCCTCGACCAGCGCCGCGCGTTGCGCGCCGGCGCCCTGCGGATCATCGTCGGTGCCGCACACCGAACCCACGACGGCCAGGTGCCGCCCCTCACGGGACGCCTGCTCGCGGACCTCCCTGACTACCGGTGCGAGCGCGCCGGCGGGATCCGGGTGGGCGGCGTAGCCCAGAACCACGTCCAGCAGCACGATTGCGGTCTCTGGATCGGCGGCCTCCTGGCGCAGGCGCGCCAGCCGCAGGGTGGGATCGAGCATTGGGTGAAGGCGGCCCTGCGTGAACTCATCTCCACCCATGTCAATCACGGTGTGCTCCCGGCTGCGCGTCACCGGCTCAAGCGCCTCTGCGGGATCCGCGGGCGAGTTCGAGTAGACGGCGCCCAGGTACGGCCGCAGCAGCACCAGCGCCTCGTAGCAGAGGGTTCCGCCGCTGTAGAGGCCGCGCAGGTACCGCTGCTCAGCGGAGAGCCGTCTGGCCTCGCCTTCGGGCAGCGATCGGCTGGGCGGGAGCGAGGCCTCGGTGCCGCGGGCCAGTTGCACCGCGCGGCACGCTGCCTCCTCGAGGGTCGCGGCGCCCTGCACCGCTCCGGCGGGTTCCACCGTGGCCCCGACAAAGGCGGCGACGACCGGCTTGC encodes the following:
- the fdrA gene encoding acyl-CoA synthetase FdrA gives rise to the protein MTIYGEIHRSTYYDSVALMLAQREARDLPGVEEVGVVMATDANKEILRAGGLEFPGLEGARADDLAIVARAATEAGAQAATAFAVQALTRRRVSATGDAYRPKTVSSAARALPEATIALISVPGRFAHSVAREALDAGLHVLLFSDNVPIEHEIALKAQSREQGLLMMGPDCGTAIIGGAALGFANRVRAGRIGLVGAAGTGLQEVTSLIHRLGGGITHAIGTGGRDLSSAVGGVTMLAGLRALDLDPGTDVIVLVSKPPAPEVAGGILAAAAVCSKPVVAAFVGATVEPAGAVQGAATLEEAACRAVQLARGTEASLPPSRSLPEGEARRLSAEQRYLRGLYSGGTLCYEALVLLRPYLGAVYSNSPADPAEALEPVTRSREHTVIDMGGDEFTQGRLHPMLDPTLRLARLRQEAADPETAIVLLDVVLGYAAHPDPAGALAPVVREVREQASREGRHLAVVGSVCGTDDDPQGAGAQRAALVEAGVLVEESNAQAVRLARLITEARGAQKARPSQKIVAASAAAPAWPEIGPISALLGRRPAVINVGLELFAESLQAQGVPVVSVDWQPPAGGKQHLLDLLDKLEG